The Manis javanica isolate MJ-LG chromosome 2, MJ_LKY, whole genome shotgun sequence genome contains a region encoding:
- the LRRC8A gene encoding volume-regulated anion channel subunit LRRC8A, translated as MIPVTELRYFADTQPAYRILKPWWDVFTDYISIVMLMIAVFGGTLQVTQDKMICLPCKWVTKDSCNDSFRGWAASGPEPTYPNSTILPPPEAGPTGIKYDLDRHQYNYVDAVCYENRLHWFAKYFPYLVLLHTLIFLACSNFWFKFPRTSSKLEHFVSILLKCFDSPWTTRALSETVVEESDPKPAFSKMNGSMDKKSSTVSEDVEATVPMLQRTKSRIEQGIVDRSETGVLDKKEGEQAKALFEKVKKFRTHVEEGDIVYRLYMRQTIIKVIKFILIICYTVYYVHNIKFDVDCTVDIESLTGYRTYRCAHPLATLFKILASFYISLVIFYGLICMYTLWWMLRRSLKKYSFESIREESSYSDIPDVKNDFAFMLHLIDQYDPLYSKRFAVFLSEVSENKLRQLNLNNEWTLDKLRQRLTKNAQDKLELHLFMLSGIPDTVFDLVELEVLKLELIPDVTIPPSIAQLTGLKELWLYHTAAKIEAPALAFLRENLRALHIKFTDIKEIPLWIYSLKTLEELHLTGNLSAENNRYIVIDGLRELKRLKVLRLKSNLSKLPQVVTDVGVHLQKLSINNEGTKLIVLNSLKKMVNLTELELIRCDLERIPHSIFSLHNLQEIDLKDNNLKTIEEIISFQHLHRLTCLKLWYNHIAYIPIQIGNLTNLERLYLNRNKIEKIPTQLFYCRKLRYLDLSHNNLTLLPADIGLLQNLQNLAVTANRIEVLPPELFQCRKLRTLHLGNNVLQSLPSRVGELTNLTQIELRGNRLECLPVELGECPLLKRSGLVVEEDLFNTLPPEVKDRLWRADKEQA; from the exons ATGATTCCGGTGACAGAGCTCCGCTACTTTGCGGACACGCAGCCTGCCTACCGGATCCTGAAGCCATGGTGGGATGTGTTCACTGACTACATCTCCATCGTCATGCTGATGATTGCAGTCTTTGGAGGCACGCTGCAGGTCACCCAGGACAAGATGATCTGCCTGCCTTGTAAGTGGGTCACCAAGGACTCCTGTAACGACTCGTTCCGGGGCTGGGCTGCTTCTGGCCCAGAGCCCACGTACCCAAACTCCACGATCCTGCCACCCCCTGAGGCAGGCCCCACGGGCATCAAGTACGACCTGGACCGGCACCAGTACAATTATGTGGATGCCGTGTGCTATGAGAACCGCCTGCACTGGTTTGCCAAGTACTTCCCCTACCTGGTGCTTCTGCACACGCTCAtcttcctggcctgcagcaaCTTCTGGTTTAAGTTCCCACGCACCAGCTCGAAGCTGGAGCACTTTGTGTCTATCCTGCTCAAGTGCTTTGACTCCCCTTGGACCACGCGGGCCCTGTCAGAGACAGTGGTAGAGGAGAGTGACCCCAAGCCGGCCTTCAGCAAGATGAATGGCTCCATGGACAAGAAGTCATCGACGGTCAGCGAGGACGTGGAGGCCACTGTGCCCATGCTGCAGCGGACCAAGTCCCGTATCGAGCAGGGCATCGTGGACCGCTCGGAGACAGGTGTGCTGGATAAGAAGGAGGGGGAGCAGGCCAAGGCACTGTTTGAGAAGGTGAAGAAGTTTCGGACCCACGTGGAGGAGGGGGACATCGTGTACCGTCTCTACATGCGGCAGACCATCATCAAGGTGATCAAGTTCATCCTCATCATCTGCTACACCGTCTACTACGTGCACAACATCAAGTTCGACGTGGACTGCACCGTGGACATCGAGAGCCTGACAGGCTACCGCACCTACCGGTGCGCCCACCCACTGGCCACTCTCTTCAAGATCCTGGCGTCCTTCTACATCAGCCTGGTCATCTTCTACGGCCTCATCTGCATGTACACGCTGTGGTGGATGCTGCGGCGCTCGCTCAAGAAGTACTCGTTCGAGTCGATCCGGGAGGAGAGCAGCTACAGTGACATCCCTGACGTCAAGAACGACTTCGCCTTCATGCTGCATCTCATCGACCAGTACGACCCACTCTACTCAAAGCGCTTTGCCGTCTTCCTGTCAGAGGTGAGTGAGAACAAGCTGCGGCAGCTGAACCTGAACAACGAGTGGACACTGGACAAGCTGCGGCAGCGGCTCACCAAGAACGCACAGGACAAGCTGGAGCTGCACCTGTTCATGCTCAGCGGCATCCCCGACACTGTGTTTGACCTGGTGGAGCTGGAGGTTCTGAAGCTGGAGCTGATCCCCGACGTGACCATCCCACCCAGCATCGCCCAGCTCACGGGCCTCAAGGAGCTGTGGCTGTACCACACGGCGGCCAAGATCGAGGCGCCCGCCCTGGCCTTCCTGCGCGAGAACCTGCGCGCACTGCACATCAAGTTCACGGACATCAAGGAGATCCCGCTGTGGATCTACAGCCTGAAGACCTTGGAGGAACTGCACCTGACAGGCAACCTGAGCGCGGAGAACAACCGCTACATTGTGATTGACGGGCTGCGCGAGCTCAAGCGCCTCAAGGTGCTGCGGCTCAAGAGCAACCTGAGCAAGCTGCCGCAGGTGGTCACCGACGTGGGCGTGCACCTGCAGAAGCTGTCCATCAACAACGAGGGCACCAAGCTCATCGTCCTCAACAGCCTCAAGAAGATGGTGAATCTGACCGAGCTGGAGCTGATCCGCTGTGACCTGGAGCGCATCCCCCACTCCATCTTCAGCCTCCACAACCTGCAGGAGATCGACCTCAAGGACAACAACCTCAAGACCATCGAGGAGATCATCAGCTTCCAGCACCTGCACCGTCTAACCTGCCTTAAGCTGTGGTACAACCACATCGCCTACATCCCCATCCAGATCGGCAACCTCACCAACCTTGAGCGCCTCTATCTGAACCGCAACAAGATTGAGAAGATCCCCACCCAGCTCTTCTACTGCCGCAAGCTGCGCTACCTGGACCTCAGCCACAACAACCTCACCCTCCTCCCCGCCGACATTGGCCTCCTGCAGAACCTCCAGAATCTGGCTGTCACGGCCAACCGG ATCGAGGTGCTCCCCCCAGAGCTTTTTCAGTGCCGGAAGCTGCGGACCCTGCACCTGGGCAACAACGTGCTGCAGTCACTGCCCTCACGGGTGGGCGAGCTGACCAACCTGACCCAGATTGAGCTGCGGGGCAACCGGCTGGAGTGCCTGCCCGTGGAGCTGGGCGAGTGCCCGCTGCTGAAGCGCAGCGGCCTTGTGGTGGAGGAGGACCTGTTCAACACACTGCCGCCCGAGGTGAAGGACCGGCTCTGGCGGGCGGACAAGGAGCAGGCCTGA